In Arcanobacterium wilhelmae, the following are encoded in one genomic region:
- a CDS encoding LCP family protein: MSETGAAVEVEFESPKEGRKKTRRVLAVVGALFLVLFLVAAGAFAWLSNKLGALHTLGNPFADVSNIEGASERPQHQDEDSAKPTTFLVLGSDSRISAGDPKAWKAGAQRTDAFMIAQIAGDGKSLNIMSIPRDSWVPIPGYDNAKINAAFSYGGPALTIATVEQLTKIPIDHVAVVDFTSFSKITDVVGGVEMTSKEGTKKYNGEEALAFVRERKHLPGGDFDRVRRQQLWLSSVMKQTLASGAFSSPSKALDLYTQISPYVAIDDKFGTTDAVSFALSLRGMDSSKINFVTAPVTGVGRSADGQSIVNLDKPKFDEISKAFASDKAAEYIESHKADLKTLDSAPVN; encoded by the coding sequence ATGAGCGAAACGGGTGCTGCCGTCGAAGTGGAGTTTGAATCGCCGAAAGAGGGGCGTAAGAAAACTCGTCGCGTGCTTGCGGTTGTGGGTGCGCTGTTTCTAGTCCTTTTCCTTGTCGCGGCTGGCGCGTTCGCATGGTTGTCGAACAAGCTTGGCGCGTTGCACACGTTGGGCAATCCGTTCGCTGATGTTTCGAATATTGAGGGTGCGAGCGAGCGCCCGCAGCATCAGGATGAGGATTCGGCGAAGCCCACCACGTTCCTTGTGCTTGGTTCGGATTCGCGTATTTCGGCTGGTGATCCGAAGGCGTGGAAGGCTGGTGCTCAGCGTACGGACGCTTTCATGATTGCCCAGATCGCCGGTGACGGGAAGTCGCTGAACATCATGTCGATCCCGCGTGATTCGTGGGTTCCGATCCCGGGTTACGATAACGCGAAGATTAATGCCGCGTTCTCGTATGGTGGCCCGGCGTTGACGATCGCCACGGTGGAGCAGCTGACGAAGATTCCGATCGATCATGTGGCGGTTGTGGATTTCACGTCGTTCTCGAAGATCACGGATGTGGTTGGCGGCGTTGAGATGACGTCGAAGGAGGGAACGAAGAAGTACAACGGCGAGGAGGCGCTGGCGTTTGTGCGTGAGCGTAAGCATCTGCCGGGTGGCGATTTTGATCGTGTGCGCCGCCAGCAACTGTGGCTTTCTTCGGTGATGAAGCAGACTCTGGCATCGGGCGCGTTCTCGAGCCCGTCGAAGGCGTTGGATCTGTACACGCAGATTTCGCCGTATGTAGCGATTGACGATAAGTTCGGTACCACGGACGCGGTGAGTTTTGCGCTCTCGCTTCGTGGGATGGATTCGTCGAAGATTAACTTTGTGACTGCTCCGGTGACGGGTGTTGGCCGTTCGGCGGATGGGCAGTCGATCGTGAATCTGGATAAGCCGAAGTTTGATGAGATTTCGAAGGCGTTCGCGTCGGATAAGGCAGCGGAGTATATCGAATCTCATAAAGCGGATTTGAAGACTTTGGATTCGGCGCCGGTGAACTGA
- a CDS encoding ABC transporter ATP-binding protein, producing MSETMNNPSIPEAGRTPSMVIEHVSVNYLTPSAKPEDKKNAPLMQRILGALLGRPPKMYVPAVKDVSFIAYEGDFIGLLGQNGAGKSTLLRVLAGSEPPSKGAVYTATRPSLLGVNGALMPELSGIENAKLGLLALGFSPEEAEARIPEILDFCAIGDAIYRPMKTYSSGMGARLRFAISTAARPEILLIDEALSTGDSTFQQKSEERMSEMLSDAGTIFLVSHSAGLIEKMCNRAIWLNQGQIVTDGPAGPVSKAYQAWAKAVADKKPEEAQKILDNARTGFVPLEVSHKDKKKKKKKKKEKKALEQAAHAAPRGYQPRHLTGK from the coding sequence ATGAGTGAAACAATGAACAACCCCTCCATCCCCGAAGCCGGGCGCACGCCGTCGATGGTGATCGAGCATGTCTCGGTCAACTACCTCACCCCGTCGGCAAAACCCGAAGACAAAAAGAACGCCCCGCTCATGCAACGCATCCTCGGAGCGCTCCTCGGCCGCCCACCCAAAATGTACGTGCCGGCCGTCAAAGACGTCTCATTCATCGCCTACGAAGGCGACTTCATCGGGCTCCTTGGCCAAAACGGCGCCGGAAAATCCACGCTCCTGCGCGTACTCGCCGGCTCCGAGCCGCCGTCGAAAGGCGCCGTCTACACTGCCACACGCCCATCGTTGCTCGGCGTGAACGGTGCACTCATGCCCGAACTCTCCGGCATCGAAAACGCCAAACTCGGCCTCCTCGCCCTCGGCTTTTCCCCCGAAGAGGCCGAAGCCCGAATCCCAGAAATCCTCGATTTCTGCGCAATCGGCGACGCCATCTACCGCCCGATGAAAACCTACTCATCCGGCATGGGAGCACGCCTACGCTTCGCAATCTCCACGGCAGCCCGCCCCGAGATCCTCCTCATCGACGAAGCCCTCTCCACAGGCGATTCCACATTCCAGCAAAAATCCGAAGAACGCATGAGCGAAATGCTCTCCGACGCCGGAACCATCTTCCTCGTCTCCCACTCCGCCGGCCTCATCGAAAAAATGTGCAACCGTGCGATCTGGCTCAACCAAGGCCAAATCGTCACCGACGGCCCCGCAGGCCCCGTCTCCAAGGCCTATCAGGCATGGGCAAAAGCGGTAGCAGATAAGAAGCCCGAGGAAGCCCAGAAGATCCTCGACAATGCTCGAACCGGCTTCGTCCCCCTCGAGGTCTCGCACAAAGACAAGAAGAAGAAAAAGAAGAAGAAAAAAGAAAAGAAAGCCCTCGAGCAAGCAGCTCACGCCGCACCACGCGGCTACCAGCCGCGCCACCTCACCGGCAAGTAA
- a CDS encoding ABC transporter permease: MESNARAYGTIKDTFLGQAWLIVDPFLQAAVYYFIFAVVLGFSRGHSNFVGYLVVGIISFTLLSKNLDSAASVMGAGRDLVRTFHFPKFSLVAAYTLRTYIDFLPTLVAMLFFVILMPPHSYPTLNWLYIPLIYLLVAPFCVGMASIVATLTTLIPDIRFIIGLISRFWFYASGIFWTIEQFAGQPTLQDVMLLNPGWVYLNLLRDVIVYNNTPALDQFIYLGICSLGMFAIGFFVMWRNEEKMSKAMSR; encoded by the coding sequence ATGGAATCCAACGCTCGCGCGTACGGCACCATTAAAGATACCTTCCTCGGGCAGGCGTGGCTCATCGTGGACCCATTCCTCCAGGCGGCGGTGTACTACTTCATCTTCGCCGTCGTGCTTGGTTTCTCCCGAGGCCACTCGAACTTCGTTGGTTACCTTGTCGTCGGCATTATCTCGTTCACGCTGCTCTCAAAAAACCTCGATTCAGCAGCTTCTGTGATGGGCGCAGGGCGCGATCTGGTCCGAACCTTCCATTTCCCCAAATTCTCACTCGTAGCTGCCTACACACTGCGCACCTACATCGATTTTCTCCCCACTTTGGTGGCCATGCTTTTCTTCGTGATCCTGATGCCACCCCACTCGTATCCAACACTGAACTGGCTCTACATCCCGTTGATCTACCTGTTGGTAGCGCCTTTCTGTGTGGGTATGGCCTCGATCGTCGCAACTCTTACTACCCTTATCCCCGATATTCGTTTCATTATCGGTCTCATTTCACGCTTTTGGTTCTACGCCTCTGGCATTTTTTGGACAATCGAACAGTTCGCTGGCCAGCCCACGCTCCAGGACGTCATGCTCCTCAACCCTGGCTGGGTGTACCTCAACCTATTACGCGACGTGATCGTCTATAACAACACCCCCGCCCTGGATCAGTTCATCTACCTCGGGATCTGCTCACTGGGCATGTTCGCAATTGGCTTCTTCGTGATGTGGCGCAACGAAGAAAAGATGAGTAAGGCAATGAGCCGATGA
- a CDS encoding SDR family NAD(P)-dependent oxidoreductase, translated as MEYALVTGGSKGIGYAVARMLASRGYSLLVTYGHDVARAMESKTLLEEAGSPSVEMFEVDQTSPTAANDLVGLIGGRVSELCAVVLNAGVTLRENFGQIDPKHWEDVFAANIHFPTFFLQEIAPQLPKGASVVFTGSLMGVHPHGTSLAYGVTKSATHALVKNLVKFLSPFGVRVNGVAPGFVDTEWQKDKPAEIRASIESKTALGRFCTPEEVAGAYAFLLENPYMNGEILVIDGGYSYK; from the coding sequence GTGGAATACGCACTCGTCACCGGTGGGTCGAAGGGCATTGGGTACGCGGTTGCTCGCATGCTCGCGAGCCGGGGTTATTCCCTGCTTGTCACCTACGGCCATGATGTAGCCCGCGCTATGGAGAGTAAAACACTACTTGAGGAAGCGGGTTCTCCCTCGGTGGAGATGTTTGAAGTTGACCAAACCTCGCCTACGGCGGCGAACGATCTCGTAGGCCTGATCGGTGGTCGTGTCTCGGAGTTGTGTGCAGTTGTGCTCAATGCCGGTGTTACTCTGCGTGAGAATTTTGGGCAAATTGATCCGAAGCATTGGGAGGATGTTTTCGCGGCAAATATCCACTTTCCCACGTTTTTCCTCCAGGAGATCGCGCCGCAACTGCCGAAGGGTGCATCGGTGGTCTTCACCGGTTCTCTCATGGGAGTTCACCCACACGGAACTTCTCTCGCATATGGCGTGACGAAATCCGCCACACATGCGCTTGTGAAGAATCTCGTGAAATTCCTTTCCCCGTTTGGGGTTCGCGTGAACGGTGTTGCCCCGGGTTTTGTTGATACCGAGTGGCAGAAGGATAAGCCAGCCGAAATCCGAGCAAGTATTGAATCGAAAACGGCACTCGGGCGTTTCTGCACTCCGGAGGAAGTTGCTGGTGCCTATGCTTTCTTGCTTGAAAACCCGTACATGAACGGGGAGATACTTGTGATCGATGGCGGGTATTCTTACAAGTAG
- a CDS encoding Gfo/Idh/MocA family oxidoreductase → MTTVITYGTYDLLHEGHRRLLERAKALGDKLIVGVTSDSYDRQRGKLNVHDKLLQRVANVRATGLADEIVVEEYEGQKIHDIEKYDVDIFAIGSDWRGKFDYLGDYCEVVYLERTKGISSTQLRSVEDGMLALGIIGAGRSARRMVKESWRVSGVQILGLYSRDIEQALELSQEMELAQPASSAQQIIEESDAVYIASPHGTHYEYAKEAIEAGKDVLVENPITLHGDEAVELYNLAKDRGVVLLEAAKTAYFTGFRRMVEMARSGGIGKIKAVDATFTKLIHDGREVEAPDGGALSEMGTYPLMAIFKLLGLEYESASWDVFRESESGVDTFARISLKYPHAIATATVGIGVKSEGDLVVSGTQGYLYMPAPWWLTDNFELRYEDTRRNRHFFYPFEDSGYRYELAEFVKAIRAGKLTSFKWKPEESIATVKLLEQARKSDLL, encoded by the coding sequence ATGACCACGGTCATCACGTACGGAACTTACGATCTGCTTCATGAGGGGCACCGTCGCCTCTTGGAGCGGGCTAAGGCGCTCGGTGACAAGTTGATCGTTGGCGTCACCTCAGATTCGTACGATCGCCAGCGTGGCAAGCTCAATGTTCACGATAAGCTTCTCCAGCGTGTGGCGAATGTGCGTGCAACCGGCCTGGCTGATGAGATCGTGGTGGAGGAATACGAGGGGCAGAAGATCCACGACATCGAGAAGTACGATGTGGATATTTTTGCCATCGGCTCAGATTGGCGTGGAAAGTTCGATTACTTGGGTGACTACTGCGAGGTGGTCTATCTTGAGCGCACGAAGGGCATTTCTTCCACTCAGCTTCGTAGCGTGGAAGATGGAATGCTTGCGCTCGGCATTATCGGTGCTGGGCGTAGCGCACGTCGTATGGTGAAAGAATCGTGGCGAGTTTCGGGCGTGCAGATCCTCGGCTTGTATTCTCGCGATATTGAGCAAGCGCTCGAGCTTTCTCAGGAGATGGAGCTCGCGCAGCCCGCGTCGAGTGCGCAACAGATCATCGAAGAATCTGATGCGGTCTACATCGCCTCGCCCCACGGCACTCATTACGAGTATGCCAAAGAAGCTATCGAAGCAGGTAAGGATGTGCTGGTGGAGAATCCGATCACGCTCCACGGTGACGAAGCAGTAGAGCTTTACAATTTGGCGAAAGATCGTGGAGTCGTACTTCTTGAGGCTGCAAAAACTGCCTATTTCACTGGCTTCCGTCGCATGGTGGAGATGGCCCGCAGTGGTGGCATTGGAAAAATCAAAGCCGTTGACGCCACGTTTACGAAACTCATTCATGATGGCCGTGAGGTTGAGGCACCCGACGGCGGGGCCCTTTCTGAGATGGGCACCTATCCGTTGATGGCAATCTTCAAGTTGCTAGGTCTTGAATACGAATCAGCGAGCTGGGATGTGTTCCGGGAGAGCGAATCGGGTGTTGATACGTTCGCGCGCATCTCACTGAAGTATCCACACGCTATCGCGACGGCGACTGTCGGAATTGGCGTGAAATCGGAAGGTGATCTGGTGGTCTCTGGAACACAGGGCTATCTGTATATGCCAGCACCATGGTGGCTCACGGATAACTTTGAACTTCGGTATGAGGATACGCGGCGTAATCGCCACTTCTTCTATCCATTCGAAGATTCCGGGTACCGGTACGAATTGGCGGAGTTTGTGAAGGCGATCCGTGCTGGCAAACTAACGTCGTTCAAATGGAAGCCGGAGGAGTCGATTGCCACAGTGAAGTTATTAGAGCAGGCGCGAAAATCCGATTTGTTGTGA
- a CDS encoding CDP-glycerol glycerophosphotransferase family protein — translation MSTKRLLGGLARAIGASGGDAALIREANIKFDARAYEDAAQALESIVPSRRTVPVNLKLAESYASAENYERAYEVLSTIEDVDSLGANREWYEYLNKMICRRIDEATKLKERAHPVPSMSLEQLKLATGAGYFSIILRNSFVETAEVTDEAILFKEIVDNLKLDDELLGDYIERWNKHDARLIANSALKLVGSLDAPLTHYELAVANFNNGHPIAALKELHSLASTKISKLAVYSDFKTEVLEELVRLDIDAAEMLAPHLLEISEIRSERTAGLNPVSLLTKADLVTEMKQLSLLSNSNLAQLIQLAADARDFRLILDLADDPNVFDRLNETSLKDLARAEIELLGGVREQTFESINLKLDARKAKTLSLRDLLNDLGYSQLAFEQSMKDMSSGNSDWKWWDRTERVAVTQGVPDVAMETAVVAAALADQTHPHFRAGIVAEQMGNPKLALYEYIESGALDGGQTIARLRTGLLQWKVFQDRQECLRTLAPFWEKFDYDNFLARELGLTGRDNEDGIGDEPSEKSALRTTVDSEGLSFLSKARKRIMHTSDPVKSEAQEVKVSFRELRIAIESQDWDQSLRILWSMALSMVEFRADVFHGLGYVYAAKGDDNLAFECFNASQQIPSQFLYETAKAGKRQLKVFRYLELFERLPILKNVWLWESHFGKKLDGNPLAMFSEAISRPECEEAIHVWVANQGAEIPLVVRQDPNTVVTPRESFGYWLALACAEYLTNNASFSFEYMHREGQVSVNTWHGTPLKALGKDDKDSPYDYGNVARNFIHSTHLFMPNDFTSEIMTKRYQVSNLIGLGVAETVGYPRNDMLSPTPENTQNRVVLRTRLGIPDDGKPVVLYAPTWRGSSKSKKFDGAKLVSDLDRLQASSSWHLIFRGHPLTQEILSDSILDVHAPSSDISTYELMNMADVVITDYSSLGVDFLATGRPVIYYTYDAEEYAEERGLNMKVEEFPGLVVYSITDLLNTLEQYVDGELFKQPDWDELQRRYVPQDDGNVSERLISKMLESQGVNTAPSVGKKKVLIHSTFSKIDESENLKRLLEDLDYSKLDVTLVFDHFEVGLDKTLASVIDSLPQEVSVYPRKGALVAKPEEQLVVKRLYSAGDQILNDFQRSRYSNALLREKRRLFADNDFDIVIEWQPESIFWTAFMALGFRNSRRVLVLNRDVNPKWAQQQCNLLTSAQFWSEYDVIVTPSPAGIDEAVTEIHSAMLLTGDSPLPVERKNGSDGHLDFYAFGGVRDSIDLAKVDQALSILNSDHDRQIRLTVVGAGAAMQRLRRYPQPDLQYLTIEETNMPFTHEIVHADAIVNLSDGNSHTVASYWAGLQGLPVVDLSMLSSDDPEIIAQALKAAMSDAHASTPEFTETSTLSDLIQYVTGVEK, via the coding sequence ATGAGTACGAAGCGATTGCTTGGTGGTTTGGCACGCGCCATTGGCGCTAGCGGTGGTGATGCTGCCCTGATCCGAGAAGCGAATATCAAGTTTGACGCCCGTGCATATGAGGATGCGGCGCAGGCGCTCGAGTCGATCGTTCCTTCGAGGCGTACCGTACCTGTCAATTTGAAACTCGCTGAGTCCTACGCTTCTGCAGAAAATTATGAACGCGCATATGAGGTTTTGTCGACGATCGAAGATGTCGATTCTTTGGGTGCAAATCGGGAATGGTATGAGTATCTGAATAAGATGATTTGCCGTCGTATCGACGAAGCTACCAAGTTGAAGGAAAGAGCCCATCCAGTTCCATCAATGAGCCTAGAACAGTTAAAGTTGGCTACCGGGGCTGGCTATTTTTCGATAATTCTCCGTAATTCTTTCGTCGAAACTGCGGAAGTTACTGATGAGGCTATTCTTTTCAAGGAGATTGTCGATAATTTGAAGCTCGATGACGAGCTACTTGGAGATTACATTGAACGTTGGAACAAGCATGACGCCCGCCTGATCGCAAATTCTGCGCTGAAGCTTGTTGGCTCTCTTGATGCGCCGCTGACACATTATGAACTTGCGGTAGCGAATTTCAATAATGGGCACCCGATTGCGGCTTTGAAAGAGCTACACTCGCTCGCGAGCACGAAAATCTCTAAGCTGGCGGTATATTCTGATTTTAAGACAGAGGTGCTAGAAGAGCTTGTTCGGCTCGATATCGATGCTGCGGAAATGCTTGCTCCGCACTTACTCGAAATCAGTGAAATTCGCTCCGAAAGAACTGCAGGGTTGAACCCGGTCAGTTTGTTGACCAAAGCTGATCTCGTAACTGAAATGAAGCAGCTATCCTTGCTTTCCAATTCAAACCTTGCTCAGCTGATTCAGCTTGCAGCCGATGCTCGAGATTTTCGCCTGATCCTTGATCTGGCAGACGACCCCAATGTGTTTGATCGCCTCAACGAAACAAGTCTAAAAGATCTAGCTCGCGCAGAAATTGAATTGCTTGGTGGCGTCCGAGAACAGACATTCGAATCCATCAACTTGAAGTTGGATGCGCGTAAAGCGAAAACATTGTCTTTGCGTGACCTTCTCAACGATTTGGGATACTCCCAGCTCGCTTTTGAGCAATCGATGAAGGATATGAGTAGTGGGAATTCAGACTGGAAATGGTGGGACCGGACGGAACGCGTTGCTGTCACTCAGGGAGTTCCTGACGTTGCCATGGAAACTGCGGTCGTTGCTGCCGCACTCGCTGATCAGACGCACCCCCACTTCCGTGCTGGAATTGTGGCTGAACAGATGGGCAACCCAAAGTTAGCGCTCTATGAGTACATCGAATCTGGAGCGTTGGATGGTGGACAGACGATCGCGAGATTGCGTACGGGGCTTCTTCAATGGAAGGTTTTCCAAGATCGTCAAGAATGCCTTAGAACACTCGCTCCGTTTTGGGAAAAATTTGACTACGACAATTTTCTCGCCCGAGAGCTTGGCTTGACTGGTAGGGATAATGAAGACGGCATCGGGGACGAGCCCTCCGAAAAGTCGGCGCTCCGGACGACGGTCGATTCAGAGGGGCTAAGTTTTCTTTCGAAAGCTAGGAAGAGGATCATGCATACTTCTGACCCCGTCAAATCCGAAGCTCAAGAAGTGAAAGTTTCTTTCCGTGAGCTCCGAATAGCTATCGAAAGTCAGGATTGGGATCAATCACTCAGGATTCTCTGGTCGATGGCACTTTCGATGGTGGAGTTTCGCGCTGATGTTTTCCATGGGTTGGGTTACGTATATGCGGCAAAAGGCGATGACAATCTTGCCTTTGAGTGTTTTAATGCATCTCAACAGATTCCTTCGCAATTTTTGTATGAGACTGCCAAAGCTGGTAAGCGCCAGCTGAAGGTGTTCCGTTATCTTGAGTTGTTCGAGCGGCTCCCTATCCTTAAGAATGTCTGGCTTTGGGAATCGCATTTTGGAAAGAAACTCGACGGCAATCCGCTCGCCATGTTCTCGGAAGCTATTTCGCGTCCTGAATGTGAGGAAGCGATCCATGTTTGGGTTGCGAACCAAGGCGCGGAAATCCCTTTGGTTGTTCGCCAGGATCCGAATACAGTTGTCACTCCTCGCGAATCGTTCGGCTACTGGCTTGCTCTCGCGTGTGCTGAGTATTTGACGAACAATGCATCATTCTCGTTTGAGTACATGCACCGCGAAGGACAGGTGTCAGTGAACACATGGCATGGTACTCCGCTAAAAGCTCTCGGCAAGGATGATAAAGATTCGCCGTACGATTACGGAAACGTGGCCCGTAACTTTATTCATTCGACTCACCTGTTTATGCCGAATGATTTCACAAGTGAAATTATGACTAAGCGCTATCAGGTATCGAATCTTATTGGGTTGGGTGTAGCGGAAACGGTCGGGTACCCTCGAAACGATATGCTTTCGCCGACGCCAGAAAATACTCAAAACCGGGTTGTGCTCCGTACGCGGCTTGGCATTCCGGATGATGGTAAGCCTGTTGTGCTTTACGCTCCAACATGGCGCGGTAGTTCGAAGTCAAAGAAATTTGACGGAGCAAAACTGGTGTCTGATCTTGATCGGCTACAAGCTTCTAGTAGTTGGCATTTAATTTTCCGTGGGCATCCCTTGACACAGGAAATCCTTTCTGATTCGATTCTCGACGTTCACGCGCCGTCTTCAGACATTTCAACATACGAGTTGATGAACATGGCCGATGTCGTCATCACTGATTACTCAAGTCTCGGCGTGGATTTCTTAGCTACTGGACGTCCGGTTATTTACTACACCTATGATGCTGAGGAATATGCTGAAGAGCGTGGCCTCAATATGAAGGTTGAGGAATTCCCCGGGCTAGTGGTCTATTCGATCACCGACCTGCTCAATACTCTTGAGCAGTATGTAGATGGTGAGTTGTTCAAGCAACCAGATTGGGATGAACTGCAGCGCCGGTATGTGCCACAAGATGACGGCAACGTGTCAGAACGTCTGATTTCGAAAATGCTTGAAAGTCAGGGGGTGAATACAGCGCCAAGTGTGGGGAAGAAGAAGGTATTGATCCATTCCACATTCTCAAAGATCGACGAATCCGAAAATCTGAAGCGGCTTCTGGAAGATCTTGATTATTCAAAGCTTGATGTAACGCTTGTTTTCGACCACTTTGAAGTGGGGCTTGATAAAACTCTCGCGTCTGTGATTGATTCTCTTCCGCAAGAGGTTTCCGTGTATCCACGAAAGGGCGCCTTGGTTGCCAAACCGGAAGAGCAGCTCGTCGTCAAGCGGCTGTATTCTGCGGGGGATCAAATTCTGAATGATTTCCAGCGTTCTCGATACTCAAATGCTCTTTTGCGTGAAAAGAGGCGCCTGTTTGCCGATAATGATTTTGACATCGTTATTGAGTGGCAGCCGGAGTCAATATTCTGGACTGCATTCATGGCTCTCGGATTCCGAAATTCCCGCAGGGTTCTGGTCCTGAATCGAGATGTGAACCCTAAATGGGCGCAACAACAATGTAATCTCCTGACGTCAGCGCAGTTCTGGAGTGAATATGATGTAATCGTCACGCCATCTCCAGCGGGGATAGACGAAGCAGTTACTGAAATCCATTCTGCAATGCTCCTCACTGGGGACAGTCCGTTACCGGTCGAGCGTAAGAACGGCTCTGATGGGCACCTTGATTTTTATGCCTTCGGCGGGGTTCGCGATAGTATTGATTTGGCCAAAGTCGATCAAGCTTTGTCGATACTCAATTCCGATCATGATCGTCAGATTCGGCTTACAGTGGTAGGCGCTGGGGCCGCCATGCAGCGGTTGCGGCGATACCCACAGCCTGATCTTCAGTATTTGACGATCGAAGAGACGAATATGCCTTTTACTCATGAAATAGTGCATGCTGATGCAATCGTGAACCTGAGCGATGGAAATTCCCATACAGTTGCTTCGTATTGGGCGGGATTACAGGGATTGCCAGTTGTGGATTTATCGATGCTCAGTTCTGACGATCCTGAAATAATCGCTCAGGCTTTGAAAGCTGCTATGAGTGATGCTCATGCATCGACACCGGAGTTTACAGAGACAAGCACGCTGTCCGATTTGATTCAGTATGTGACAGGAGTGGAGAAATGA
- a CDS encoding glycosyltransferase family 2 protein, which yields MTEFPSLAVIVPAYKVEAYLRDCVESLLTSDYPNFEVVIVDDGSPDDTGMIADQLATEDPRVRVIHKENGGLGAARNTGVEQTDSDLIAFVDSDDQVPSHAYSRMYEAMQKSGSGMVVGGVERFNSTRRWAPWFVEEAHSVERLGITGQQFPSILWNVFAWSKLFTRDYFKRVVGEFPVGVLYEDQEVSAKMYLGGEPFDVIPDIIYRWRERDDASSITQNKTSLDDLGQRLHVMKETEKVIQASGDEATKEYWYRKALNEDLWWYYRVVPQASWAFWLILCEGVRDIAANAPSSSIAGGPAKRHDLIRLAIRGDRQKFNMRLRKA from the coding sequence ATGACTGAATTTCCTAGCCTTGCTGTAATTGTTCCTGCATACAAGGTTGAAGCATATCTTCGCGATTGTGTGGAGTCCTTACTCACATCTGACTACCCAAATTTCGAAGTTGTCATTGTCGATGATGGCTCACCGGATGACACTGGCATGATCGCAGATCAACTTGCAACTGAAGACCCTCGAGTCCGAGTCATCCATAAGGAAAATGGTGGCCTTGGTGCGGCTCGTAATACGGGTGTCGAACAGACTGACTCTGATTTGATCGCTTTCGTCGATTCGGATGATCAAGTTCCGTCGCATGCGTATTCGCGAATGTACGAAGCCATGCAAAAGTCTGGTTCGGGCATGGTTGTTGGCGGTGTTGAACGCTTCAACTCAACGCGTCGGTGGGCCCCGTGGTTCGTTGAGGAAGCGCATTCTGTTGAGCGCCTCGGTATTACGGGGCAGCAGTTCCCGTCGATTCTCTGGAATGTTTTCGCATGGAGCAAGCTGTTTACTCGTGATTACTTCAAGCGTGTGGTTGGAGAGTTTCCAGTCGGCGTTTTGTACGAAGATCAAGAAGTTTCCGCCAAGATGTACCTCGGTGGGGAACCGTTTGACGTGATCCCAGATATTATTTATCGCTGGCGCGAGCGCGATGACGCTAGCTCGATTACTCAAAATAAGACGAGCCTGGATGATCTGGGGCAACGGCTCCACGTGATGAAAGAAACCGAAAAAGTTATTCAAGCGTCTGGCGACGAAGCAACCAAAGAATATTGGTACCGCAAGGCGCTCAACGAAGATCTATGGTGGTACTATCGGGTTGTCCCGCAAGCGTCATGGGCGTTTTGGCTAATTCTCTGTGAAGGCGTCCGCGATATTGCCGCAAATGCGCCGAGCTCATCGATCGCTGGTGGGCCAGCGAAGCGGCACGACTTAATTAGACTCGCGATTCGTGGCGATCGGCAAAAATTTAACATGCGGTTGAGGAAGGCGTAG